A window of the Schlesneria paludicola DSM 18645 genome harbors these coding sequences:
- a CDS encoding inorganic diphosphatase, with amino-acid sequence MTHAWHDVTPGQNLPSEFMSVIEIPRGSSVKYELDKDTGLLRLDRMLHSAVYYPANYGFIPQTLAEDDDPLDVLVLCQEPVDPLTLVEARAIGLMTMVDCGKRDHKVLAVATHDPEYNMFHEANELPPHKLAMIRRFFQDYKILEGKAVEVDELTEAKTSFPIIMEALERYSMSRRRGFQ; translated from the coding sequence ATGACACACGCTTGGCACGATGTTACGCCGGGACAGAATTTACCGTCGGAATTCATGTCGGTCATCGAAATTCCACGTGGTTCCAGCGTGAAATATGAACTCGATAAAGACACGGGTCTGCTGCGATTGGATCGGATGCTGCACTCGGCCGTCTACTACCCCGCCAACTACGGCTTCATCCCCCAGACTTTGGCTGAGGACGACGACCCGCTCGACGTCCTCGTACTGTGCCAGGAACCGGTCGACCCGTTGACGCTGGTCGAAGCCCGCGCGATCGGTCTAATGACGATGGTCGATTGTGGAAAACGCGACCACAAAGTGCTGGCCGTCGCAACCCACGATCCTGAATACAACATGTTCCACGAAGCGAACGAACTGCCACCACACAAGCTGGCGATGATTCGCCGATTCTTTCAGGACTACAAGATCCTGGAAGGAAAAGCGGTTGAAGTTGACGAGCTGACTGAAGCGAAGACGTCGTTCCCCATCATCATGGAAGCTCTTGAGCGCTACAGCATGTCGCGCCGCCGCGGCTTCCAATAA
- a CDS encoding TetR/AcrR family transcriptional regulator — protein MMESGQTRSPVSQRRRDILDASLRCFMKHGIDAATIEQIREASGASSGSIYHHFGSKLAIAIALYVEGMEFLAESFQEAMAAHQTFPEGIRALLCRYFDWVEANRDWALYLLRVATADLTPEGACAIDEINRRTRDDLALWLKPYVDRGEVVSLPADLYSSLVFGASTHYVRHWLVGRLKLDLTSAAEHLAEATCRALLTSSIERVPRSLAPTGSKSESGRRRVGKGARK, from the coding sequence ATGATGGAATCAGGACAGACACGTTCGCCCGTATCACAGCGCCGTCGCGATATCCTCGACGCATCGTTGCGCTGTTTCATGAAACATGGGATCGACGCGGCAACGATTGAGCAGATCCGCGAGGCTTCTGGAGCTAGTTCAGGAAGTATTTATCACCACTTCGGCAGTAAGCTGGCAATCGCTATTGCACTGTATGTGGAAGGGATGGAGTTTCTGGCCGAGTCGTTTCAAGAAGCGATGGCGGCGCACCAGACGTTTCCCGAGGGAATTCGTGCGCTGCTGTGCCGATATTTTGATTGGGTTGAGGCGAATCGAGACTGGGCCCTGTATCTATTGCGCGTCGCGACGGCGGATCTGACGCCGGAAGGAGCATGCGCGATCGACGAAATCAATCGTCGAACTCGCGACGATCTGGCCTTGTGGTTAAAGCCGTATGTGGATCGGGGCGAAGTCGTCTCATTGCCCGCCGACTTGTACTCGTCACTGGTCTTCGGTGCGTCGACGCACTATGTGCGACATTGGCTGGTGGGCCGACTAAAACTCGATCTGACGAGTGCCGCCGAGCACCTGGCCGAGGCAACGTGCCGGGCCTTGCTGACGTCATCGATAGAACGCGTCCCTCGATCGCTCGCACCGACGGGTTCGAAATCCGAGTCCGGTCGTCGCCGTGTGGGCAAGGGGGCACGCAAATGA
- a CDS encoding aldehyde dehydrogenase family protein, with translation MAAALIAPPKIRQTNMLIGGKWQESRSGKRFKSINPVNEQVIAEVPEGSEADVDAAVKAARKAFESGPWHTMDARDRGRLMNKLADLMEANLNELAALETLDNGKPISDARGADLPLAIDCLRYYAGWADKLTGDTIPIRGNYFCYTRREPVGVAGQIIPWNFPILMAAWKWGPALAAGCTIVMKPAEQTPLTCLRMAELAQEAGIPDGVINVVTGYGDTGAAIVRHPGVDKIAFTGHYETAQKIMVDAARTLKRITFELGGKSPNVVFADADLDAAVAGAEFGLFFNQGQCCCAGSRLFVEQSIYDQFVEKVVARAKTRQLGDPFDPKTTQGPQVDSDQFNKILGYIDKGKSEGAECLTGGARFGDKGYFIQPTVFGNVTDEMSIAKDEIFGPVMSILPFKNADEIIERANSTYYGLAAAVWTRDVVKAHQFAAKVRAGTVWVNCYDVFDAAAPFGGFKFSGMGRELGEIALSNYTESKTVTMSLS, from the coding sequence ATGGCAGCCGCCCTCATCGCCCCGCCGAAAATCCGCCAAACCAATATGCTTATCGGAGGGAAATGGCAGGAATCCCGCAGCGGGAAACGTTTCAAATCGATCAATCCGGTCAATGAGCAGGTCATCGCGGAAGTACCGGAAGGGAGTGAAGCCGATGTCGACGCGGCGGTAAAGGCCGCTCGCAAAGCGTTCGAATCCGGTCCGTGGCACACGATGGATGCTCGCGATCGTGGTCGACTGATGAACAAGCTGGCAGATCTGATGGAAGCCAATCTCAATGAATTGGCGGCGCTGGAAACGCTGGACAATGGGAAGCCGATCAGTGACGCTCGCGGGGCGGATTTGCCCCTGGCGATCGATTGTCTGCGGTACTATGCAGGCTGGGCAGACAAGCTGACGGGCGACACCATTCCGATCCGTGGAAACTATTTCTGTTACACGCGTCGCGAACCGGTTGGAGTCGCCGGGCAGATCATTCCATGGAACTTTCCGATTCTGATGGCCGCCTGGAAGTGGGGCCCGGCACTGGCGGCCGGTTGCACAATCGTGATGAAGCCTGCTGAGCAGACTCCATTGACTTGCCTGCGCATGGCGGAACTCGCTCAAGAAGCCGGGATTCCCGACGGTGTGATCAACGTCGTAACGGGTTATGGAGATACAGGTGCGGCGATTGTTCGGCACCCAGGTGTCGACAAGATCGCCTTCACGGGACACTATGAGACCGCTCAGAAAATCATGGTCGATGCGGCTCGCACGCTGAAGCGAATTACGTTCGAACTGGGAGGCAAGAGCCCCAACGTCGTGTTCGCGGATGCCGATCTGGATGCCGCCGTTGCCGGAGCTGAATTTGGGCTGTTCTTCAATCAGGGGCAGTGTTGCTGCGCTGGGTCGCGGTTGTTTGTCGAACAGTCGATCTACGATCAGTTTGTCGAGAAAGTCGTGGCGCGCGCCAAGACGCGACAACTGGGAGATCCGTTCGATCCGAAAACGACGCAGGGTCCGCAGGTCGATTCGGATCAGTTCAATAAGATCCTGGGCTACATCGACAAGGGGAAGTCCGAGGGGGCCGAGTGCCTGACAGGTGGCGCCCGGTTCGGAGACAAGGGATACTTCATCCAGCCAACAGTGTTCGGCAATGTGACCGACGAAATGTCGATCGCCAAAGACGAAATCTTTGGCCCCGTCATGAGCATTCTGCCGTTTAAGAACGCCGATGAGATCATCGAACGCGCCAACAGTACCTATTACGGTTTGGCGGCGGCGGTTTGGACGCGGGATGTGGTAAAAGCTCATCAGTTCGCAGCGAAAGTGCGTGCGGGAACGGTCTGGGTGAATTGTTACGATGTCTTCGATGCTGCCGCACCATTCGGCGGATTTAAGTTCAGCGGCATGGGCCGTGAACTGGGTGAGATCGCGTTGTCAAACTATACCGAATCGAAGACGGTGACGATGAGTCTCTCGTAG
- a CDS encoding amidohydrolase family protein, producing MRELKNRHFSRREFLAASVSASCAVMAAKVGRADDAVQEPIIDIHQHSNYRERSAEQLRAHQRAMGVTRTILLPSGSPVKRASTGDGIHNGLGGVGAGGNESVLATARQFPQEFSFGTNEVTDLPEARQEIAKYLDLGAIIIGEQKFAVTLDSVESQQLYALAAEYHVPILMHLQHGTYNLGFERLPQMLTKFPETIFIGHAQTWWANIDRNHTDQKLLYPKGPVVAGGLTDRYLSDYPNLFADMSAGSGLNALTRDEDHARGFLDRHQNKILYGSDCDDRIGSGVACQGSQTIAAIRKLAPNKAAERKILFENAKVLFRLPNG from the coding sequence ATGCGCGAGTTGAAGAACCGTCATTTCTCGCGGAGGGAGTTTCTCGCCGCGTCAGTCTCTGCGAGTTGTGCCGTCATGGCGGCCAAGGTGGGGCGCGCGGACGATGCGGTCCAGGAACCGATCATCGATATTCATCAGCACAGCAACTATCGCGAGCGTTCGGCCGAGCAATTGCGAGCTCATCAACGAGCGATGGGAGTGACACGCACGATTCTATTGCCATCGGGAAGTCCGGTGAAGCGTGCATCAACGGGGGATGGGATTCACAATGGTCTGGGCGGTGTCGGGGCCGGAGGCAATGAGTCCGTTCTGGCGACGGCGCGGCAGTTCCCACAAGAGTTCTCGTTCGGTACGAACGAAGTAACCGATCTGCCCGAGGCACGGCAAGAAATCGCGAAGTATCTCGATCTCGGGGCGATCATCATCGGCGAACAAAAATTTGCCGTGACACTCGATTCCGTCGAGAGCCAGCAGTTGTATGCTCTCGCCGCAGAATATCACGTACCGATTCTGATGCACCTTCAGCACGGAACTTACAACCTGGGGTTTGAGCGTCTGCCGCAGATGCTGACGAAATTCCCCGAGACCATCTTTATCGGTCATGCTCAGACATGGTGGGCGAATATCGATCGCAACCATACCGATCAGAAATTGCTCTATCCCAAGGGGCCAGTCGTGGCCGGGGGGCTGACCGATCGATATTTGTCCGACTATCCCAACTTGTTTGCCGATATGTCGGCGGGGTCGGGGCTTAATGCACTGACGCGTGACGAGGACCATGCCCGCGGTTTCCTCGATCGGCACCAGAACAAGATTCTTTACGGCAGTGACTGTGACGATCGAATCGGCTCTGGTGTTGCGTGCCAGGGTTCGCAAACCATCGCTGCGATTCGAAAGTTGGCCCCGAATAAAGCGGCGGAACGCAAAATCTTGTTCGAGAATGCAAAGGTGTTGTTTCGCTTGCCGAATGGCTGA
- a CDS encoding S8/S53 family peptidase, whose product MRLLLPRPSARGFGDVFFTATIIWRVMTCQVLNAGEPVEPVSFQHVRVTDVWKEYANLISFGRGQTLALVDDGCTLSIPEWSTPVDGRPKVLVSYDSVDGDDDPKHEGRGYHGTTIGVPSSLNYQGKWGVAYNNQVAVIRGLECCHCKVDDNVTLAAGLRWIIENHEKYHITTVNLAPVDDLAHDKPVPTAIDSQLLELRKLGIWVSAPTGNHGFTTGISWPACQPNCFAIGAVSPGRDEVTQDRHDKVDLLVPASATSSSNAILCGTAMLLREAMLRSEYDWKNDGPTQPEAMMIIFQKTGVSVEDHVTKRRYPRLDAKAAIEYVLANGTKKP is encoded by the coding sequence ATGAGATTGTTGTTGCCTCGTCCGAGTGCGCGTGGTTTCGGTGATGTCTTTTTCACCGCGACGATCATCTGGCGCGTGATGACATGTCAGGTTCTGAATGCGGGTGAGCCCGTTGAACCGGTGTCGTTCCAGCATGTGCGGGTGACGGATGTCTGGAAAGAGTATGCAAACCTGATCTCGTTTGGACGTGGGCAAACACTGGCGCTCGTGGATGACGGGTGTACGTTGTCGATTCCGGAGTGGAGTACGCCGGTTGACGGACGACCGAAGGTTCTGGTCTCGTATGACAGCGTCGATGGTGATGATGACCCGAAGCACGAAGGACGCGGCTATCACGGCACGACGATTGGCGTGCCGTCTTCGCTCAACTATCAGGGGAAATGGGGCGTTGCCTACAACAATCAAGTGGCCGTCATCCGAGGGCTGGAATGCTGTCACTGCAAGGTGGATGACAATGTGACACTGGCTGCCGGACTTCGATGGATCATCGAAAACCATGAAAAGTACCACATCACCACGGTGAATCTGGCCCCCGTCGATGATCTGGCACATGACAAGCCTGTGCCGACGGCGATCGACAGTCAGTTGTTGGAACTGCGGAAACTTGGCATCTGGGTGAGTGCGCCAACGGGTAATCATGGCTTCACAACCGGAATATCTTGGCCAGCCTGTCAGCCGAATTGCTTTGCGATCGGGGCGGTCAGTCCGGGGCGCGATGAGGTGACCCAAGATCGACATGACAAAGTGGATCTGCTGGTTCCTGCCTCCGCGACCAGTTCGTCCAATGCCATCCTGTGCGGGACAGCGATGCTGCTTCGTGAGGCGATGCTCCGGTCCGAGTATGACTGGAAGAACGATGGTCCAACTCAGCCTGAAGCGATGATGATCATTTTTCAGAAGACCGGGGTGAGTGTTGAAGATCACGTCACCAAGCGTCGCTACCCGCGACTGGATGCAAAAGCCGCGATTGAATATGTGTTGGCAAATGGCACGAAAAAGCCGTGA
- a CDS encoding cytochrome-c peroxidase, whose protein sequence is MNTPLVRRLSLMVVLAAGSVGAAETQSILVVVHPKENPSTAEKIALGQQLYFDGRLSADNKVSCATCHDPAKGFSNGEQFATGVEGKKGGRNSPTVINSAFQNFQFWDGRARTLEEQALGPIQNPIEMNMKMDDVVAKLNQIEGYRKQFQQIFGTDVTADGIAKAIAAYERTIVSRDAPYDRFKAGDTAAMSESAQRGMKLFFGKANCSACHAGPNFTDNGFHNIGLPSDDEGRHVISKTLGDKGAFKTPTLREVAKSAPYMHDGSLKTLEEVVAHYIKGGSPHPQLDEALYPLKLSTEEITDLVTFMKEGLSSPSYPAHTVPELPQ, encoded by the coding sequence ATGAACACTCCGCTCGTGCGTCGTTTATCGCTGATGGTCGTGTTGGCAGCCGGTTCCGTCGGCGCGGCCGAGACTCAGTCGATTCTGGTGGTCGTGCATCCGAAAGAGAATCCGTCGACTGCGGAAAAAATTGCCTTGGGCCAGCAACTGTATTTTGACGGGCGATTGTCTGCGGACAATAAAGTCTCGTGTGCGACATGCCACGATCCGGCCAAAGGGTTTAGCAATGGCGAACAGTTCGCAACGGGTGTCGAAGGCAAAAAGGGCGGACGGAATTCGCCGACGGTGATCAATTCGGCGTTTCAAAACTTCCAATTCTGGGATGGCCGGGCCCGCACACTTGAGGAACAAGCTCTGGGGCCGATCCAGAATCCCATCGAAATGAACATGAAGATGGACGATGTGGTTGCCAAGTTGAATCAGATCGAAGGGTATCGCAAGCAGTTCCAGCAGATCTTTGGAACCGATGTCACCGCGGATGGGATCGCAAAGGCGATCGCGGCATATGAACGAACGATTGTTTCGCGCGATGCACCGTACGACCGTTTTAAAGCGGGGGACACGGCGGCCATGAGTGAGTCGGCTCAGCGCGGAATGAAATTGTTCTTCGGCAAAGCAAATTGCTCGGCCTGTCATGCCGGACCCAATTTTACTGACAACGGATTCCATAATATCGGCTTGCCCAGTGACGACGAAGGACGGCATGTCATCAGTAAGACCTTGGGAGACAAGGGCGCGTTCAAAACCCCGACACTTCGCGAAGTCGCCAAGTCGGCTCCGTATATGCACGACGGCAGCCTGAAAACGCTGGAAGAGGTCGTCGCGCATTACATCAAGGGCGGATCGCCACACCCACAACTTGACGAAGCCCTGTATCCACTGAAGTTGTCCACGGAAGAAATCACGGATCTGGTGACCTTCATGAAGGAAGGGCTGTCGAGTCCTAGCTATCCAGCGCATACGGTGCCCGAGTTGCCTCAATAG
- a CDS encoding PSD1 and planctomycete cytochrome C domain-containing protein, protein MTWLRVRPCWLTGLILLWNCWPGLAADPPSSIAEVRYNRDVLPILAEHCFLCHGFDKGTRQAGLRLDSAAGATAPLGSGTKAIVPGDPAASELVRRINSHDTDEVMPPAVTGKTLSSDQRETIIRWIEQGASYEAHWAYIPPQITQPPVLEGIPLVIDRFVRDRLQREGIPAARPTNRETLVRRLSLDLTGLPPTVLEVDAFLNDSRMDAYERVVERLLASPHFGERWARWWLDLAHYADSDGYLQDFLRPYAWRYRQWVVDAFNRDLSFDKFTIEQLAGDLLPDATTSQRIATGFLRNTLSNREGGADLEEYRVRQVVDRTTMVGVVWMGLTVGCAECHDHKFDAISQREFYQLYAFFNNADEVNLDAPLNDERERYRSAKQTYDHKRAELLAPVAQAAADLQKAWEEKLLWTETHPGEDHRWDRHLEVLGLIWGQGQGEGQLEGLNIVKTEVSARTPSECDRLQDYFLQHGSAIDSQKFSDLKLGELATKLDQLAKTVPAISRAPTMTRSRRHRTTHLHRRGDFRQPGEELSPSTLSSLPPILTRSVPDRLVLAKWLVSRDHPLTARVTVNRIWQEMFGRGLVGTSENFGVRGDRPTHPELLDWLAIEFMQNEWSFKSLMRTIVMSQTYQQSSRVLPEVVARDPQNRLVARQARLRLSAETVRDAALASSGLLSRNIGGPSVRPPQPESVTKEAFDNQWVASQGADRYRRGLYTFLQRTSPFAQFVTFDLPDSSRTCTRRERSNTPLQALNLLNDPTFVEAAQALADRVCREIKDDDMARLDHVYLLTLARRPTMDESNRLLEYLKLQRTLFQSDQRAALELVGGELDGQSLSERAAWIALASVLLNLDETITRE, encoded by the coding sequence ATGACTTGGCTTCGTGTAAGACCTTGCTGGTTGACGGGACTCATCCTGTTGTGGAATTGCTGGCCTGGGCTTGCCGCTGACCCGCCATCGTCTATCGCGGAAGTACGATATAATCGGGACGTTCTGCCGATTTTGGCCGAGCACTGTTTCTTATGTCATGGATTCGATAAGGGAACGCGACAGGCGGGGCTTCGACTCGATTCTGCGGCGGGGGCGACCGCCCCATTGGGGTCGGGAACAAAAGCGATTGTACCGGGCGACCCGGCGGCGAGTGAACTGGTGCGACGAATCAACTCGCACGACACCGACGAAGTGATGCCACCTGCCGTTACGGGCAAGACGCTGTCATCCGACCAGCGCGAGACAATCATACGCTGGATTGAACAGGGGGCATCGTACGAAGCGCATTGGGCGTACATCCCACCCCAAATCACCCAACCACCCGTTCTGGAGGGAATTCCGCTCGTCATTGATCGATTCGTCCGGGATCGCCTGCAGCGTGAAGGGATTCCTGCCGCGCGACCCACAAACCGAGAAACGCTCGTGCGACGTCTCAGTCTGGACCTGACAGGCTTGCCGCCGACTGTGTTGGAAGTGGATGCGTTCCTGAATGATTCGCGGATGGATGCGTATGAGCGTGTGGTGGAACGATTGCTGGCTTCGCCGCACTTTGGCGAACGATGGGCTCGCTGGTGGCTCGATCTGGCACACTACGCCGACAGCGACGGATACCTCCAGGACTTCTTGCGACCCTACGCATGGAGGTACCGACAGTGGGTGGTTGATGCTTTCAATCGTGACTTGTCGTTTGACAAATTCACCATTGAGCAGTTGGCGGGGGACCTCTTGCCCGATGCCACAACATCGCAACGAATCGCGACGGGGTTCTTGCGAAATACGCTGAGCAATCGCGAAGGCGGTGCGGATTTGGAAGAGTACCGTGTGCGTCAAGTTGTTGATCGAACGACGATGGTGGGCGTCGTTTGGATGGGACTGACGGTGGGATGCGCGGAGTGTCACGACCACAAATTTGACGCAATCTCGCAGCGAGAGTTTTATCAGCTATACGCATTCTTCAATAACGCGGACGAAGTCAATCTTGACGCGCCCCTGAACGATGAGCGTGAACGATATCGAAGTGCGAAGCAGACATATGATCACAAGCGAGCCGAGCTATTGGCCCCCGTCGCGCAGGCCGCTGCCGATCTTCAGAAGGCCTGGGAAGAAAAGCTGCTTTGGACAGAAACCCATCCTGGTGAAGATCACCGCTGGGATCGTCACCTCGAAGTGCTGGGACTGATTTGGGGGCAGGGTCAAGGGGAAGGCCAGCTTGAGGGGCTTAACATCGTCAAGACCGAAGTCTCGGCGCGAACTCCGTCAGAATGCGATCGATTGCAGGACTATTTCCTGCAGCATGGATCGGCGATTGATTCGCAAAAGTTTTCGGATTTGAAGCTCGGTGAATTAGCCACGAAACTGGATCAGCTTGCCAAGACCGTTCCCGCCATTTCGCGTGCGCCGACGATGACGCGGTCACGCCGTCACCGAACGACGCATCTGCATCGTCGAGGTGATTTTCGTCAACCGGGGGAAGAACTTAGTCCCTCCACCCTGTCATCGTTGCCGCCGATCCTGACGCGATCGGTTCCAGACCGACTGGTGTTGGCCAAGTGGCTGGTATCGCGTGACCACCCGCTGACGGCGCGCGTGACGGTGAATCGAATCTGGCAGGAAATGTTTGGTCGAGGGCTTGTCGGGACGTCCGAAAACTTCGGTGTTCGCGGCGACCGTCCGACACATCCAGAGCTTCTGGATTGGCTGGCGATCGAGTTCATGCAGAACGAGTGGAGCTTCAAGTCGCTGATGCGGACCATCGTCATGTCACAGACCTACCAGCAGTCTTCGCGTGTGCTTCCTGAAGTCGTCGCACGCGACCCTCAGAACAGATTGGTCGCGCGGCAGGCGCGATTGCGACTGTCGGCAGAAACGGTTCGCGATGCGGCGCTCGCGTCTAGCGGATTGTTGTCGCGGAACATCGGTGGGCCAAGTGTACGTCCTCCACAGCCTGAGAGTGTCACGAAAGAAGCGTTCGATAATCAATGGGTTGCGAGCCAAGGGGCGGATCGATATCGCCGCGGCCTGTACACATTTTTGCAGCGAACGTCGCCGTTCGCACAATTTGTGACGTTTGATTTGCCGGACAGCAGCCGTACTTGTACACGGCGGGAACGATCAAACACTCCGCTGCAGGCACTCAATTTATTGAACGACCCCACCTTCGTCGAAGCGGCACAGGCATTGGCAGACCGTGTTTGCCGTGAGATTAAAGATGACGATATGGCCCGATTGGATCACGTGTATCTGCTGACGTTGGCACGTCGACCAACGATGGACGAGTCGAATCGACTGCTGGAATACCTGAAGTTGCAGCGCACGTTGTTTCAGTCTGACCAGCGGGCGGCCCTTGAATTGGTTGGCGGTGAATTGGATGGGCAGAGCCTGTCCGAGCGCGCAGCCTGGATTGCGCTAGCGAGCGTGTTGCTCAATCTCGACGAAACAATCACCCGCGAATGA
- a CDS encoding DUF1501 domain-containing protein: MQNSNARQPQQTTRRELLARGAHGFGAMALWHLLNRDAVTGSERATHHSPRAKNVIFIFMAGGPSHLDLFDPKPQMAKLHGEPVPASLLASLVDPLIRTSARVMASPRTFQRRANCEIEFSDLLPQTGAMADELCLIRSMTTDQSNHDPAQLLLSCGTPLFGHPSMGAWINYGLGSVSQDMPGYVVLMSNSGKGVDAGTALWGSGYLPSTFRGVTFRNSSDPILYLSNPVGITNATQRARLDVLRDLNRIHEASTGDNEIASRIAAYELAFRMQTAAPELLDFRQETAATRAMYGLDQDVTRSFGGNCLLARRMVERGVRFVQLFHSTWDDHSNLNANLKTNCDMTDLPTAGLLRDLKQRGLLDDTLVVWAGEFGRTPMGEVRRGTSPGHEGRDHHPFAFSVWMAGGGVKRGMIHGRTDDFGYGVVESPVHVHDLQATILHLLGIDHEKLTYRHSGRDFRLTDVHGKVVSEILI; encoded by the coding sequence ATGCAAAACTCGAATGCTCGACAACCGCAGCAGACCACGCGTCGTGAACTGTTAGCCCGAGGCGCCCACGGTTTTGGTGCGATGGCGCTTTGGCACCTACTGAATCGCGACGCGGTCACAGGCTCAGAACGCGCCACGCATCACTCTCCGCGCGCGAAGAATGTGATTTTTATCTTCATGGCGGGTGGGCCATCGCATCTGGATTTGTTCGATCCCAAACCCCAGATGGCCAAACTGCACGGCGAACCGGTTCCCGCGTCGCTGCTTGCGTCCCTGGTCGATCCTTTGATTCGGACAAGTGCCCGTGTGATGGCCAGTCCACGTACATTTCAGCGTCGGGCGAACTGCGAGATTGAGTTTTCCGACTTGCTGCCGCAGACCGGTGCGATGGCCGATGAGCTGTGTTTGATTCGTTCGATGACGACGGACCAAAGTAATCATGATCCGGCGCAGCTCCTCTTGAGTTGTGGCACACCGTTGTTCGGGCACCCGAGTATGGGGGCCTGGATCAACTACGGGCTGGGAAGTGTCAGCCAGGACATGCCGGGGTACGTCGTGCTGATGTCGAATTCCGGAAAAGGAGTTGATGCCGGTACCGCCTTGTGGGGCAGCGGATACTTGCCGTCAACATTTCGCGGAGTCACTTTCCGCAATTCGAGCGACCCAATTTTGTATCTGTCCAACCCAGTGGGAATCACGAATGCGACCCAGCGGGCGCGACTGGACGTCTTGCGAGACCTGAATCGAATCCACGAAGCTTCAACGGGCGATAACGAGATCGCTTCACGGATCGCAGCCTACGAATTGGCCTTCCGCATGCAGACGGCCGCGCCGGAGTTACTGGATTTCCGCCAAGAGACGGCCGCGACGCGGGCCATGTACGGACTTGACCAGGATGTGACACGTTCGTTCGGGGGGAATTGCCTGCTGGCACGTCGGATGGTCGAACGCGGGGTGCGCTTTGTGCAGTTGTTCCATTCAACATGGGACGACCATTCCAATCTGAATGCGAATTTGAAAACAAACTGCGATATGACCGATCTGCCGACGGCGGGACTGTTGCGAGACTTGAAGCAGCGAGGCCTGCTCGACGACACGCTCGTTGTTTGGGCGGGTGAGTTTGGCCGCACCCCGATGGGTGAAGTGCGGCGTGGTACGTCGCCGGGTCACGAAGGCCGAGACCATCATCCATTTGCCTTTTCCGTGTGGATGGCAGGCGGGGGCGTGAAACGTGGGATGATCCATGGCCGCACGGATGATTTTGGTTACGGTGTCGTTGAATCTCCCGTTCATGTTCACGATCTGCAGGCGACGATTTTACATCTGCTGGGGATTGATCACGAGAAATTGACCTACCGCCACAGTGGTCGAGACTTTCGTTTGACTGACGTTCATGGCAAAGTGGTTTCTGAAATCCTGATTTAG